One window of the Candidatus Saccharibacteria bacterium genome contains the following:
- a CDS encoding DUF305 domain-containing protein, whose amino-acid sequence MMKQESILYGVIGLLVGVLLAMFVSAIVANSQNQTMMRAMCMNTGNGMNGSSMSMENMTNQLKAKSGSEFERAFLEQMTVHHQGAIGMANLVLQKSTRPELRKLAEDIVAAQTKEINQMKEWQTQWSYATSSSSNSSNMGGMAN is encoded by the coding sequence ATGATGAAGCAGGAATCAATACTATATGGTGTGATTGGCTTACTAGTGGGTGTACTGTTGGCTATGTTTGTGTCAGCCATTGTTGCTAATTCACAAAACCAAACAATGATGCGAGCGATGTGCATGAACACGGGCAACGGAATGAATGGCTCGTCGATGAGCATGGAGAATATGACGAACCAGCTCAAAGCCAAGTCTGGTAGTGAGTTTGAGAGGGCCTTCTTAGAACAAATGACTGTACACCACCAAGGGGCTATTGGTATGGCTAACCTGGTCTTACAAAAGTCCACAAGACCGGAGTTGCGCAAACTTGCCGAAGACATCGTTGCTGCTCAGACCAAAGAAATCAACCAAATGAAAGAGTGGCAAACACAGTGGAGCTATGCAACTAGTTCTAGCTCAAATAGTAGTAATATGGGTGGAATGGCTAATTAA
- a CDS encoding glycosyltransferase, which translates to MLQVTEFDNHQLADYEADTDPIEIDRLKSIAKTLEGKKIYEINATAIGGGVAELLHSQIPLFRDLGLYADWLVLPSNNHFFTITKNLHNCLQGHCALPNQFELEHYSKYLQEAAVDIPQDGDLYILHDPQTLGLAPYLKNHKLIWRCHIDLTMADPHVLAWVQDYYQYFSKVVFSLEAYVSGLERKKVAIVHPAIDPLSDKNRQLSQREIDTYLGKYELDITKPYLLQVSRFDRFKNPIGAIEIFAETRKLIPSLQCVLMGDYATDDPEGKPYFEEVRQIAREADHGNIHIITQKDDLAVNALQRGAAAVLQNSTQEGFGLSVTEALWKGKFVFARPVGGIALQVINGKTGFYLADNNHDSAESIAKVLKNSRDYLHVEADAKEQVRRKFLLPKMANDYLHVYAEALKQT; encoded by the coding sequence GATTGAGATAGATAGGCTCAAGAGCATTGCCAAAACCCTAGAGGGTAAGAAGATTTATGAGATCAATGCCACCGCTATTGGCGGCGGGGTGGCTGAACTTTTGCATAGCCAGATACCATTGTTTAGAGATCTCGGCTTATATGCCGACTGGCTAGTTCTACCTAGCAATAATCACTTCTTTACTATTACCAAAAACCTCCATAATTGTTTGCAAGGACACTGTGCGTTGCCAAACCAGTTCGAACTCGAGCATTACAGCAAGTATCTGCAAGAGGCAGCTGTCGATATTCCGCAAGACGGGGATCTGTATATACTGCATGATCCCCAGACACTCGGGCTGGCTCCGTATCTTAAAAACCACAAGCTAATCTGGCGCTGCCATATTGACCTAACCATGGCTGACCCCCATGTTCTTGCCTGGGTCCAAGACTACTACCAGTATTTTAGTAAGGTTGTATTTTCGCTCGAGGCATATGTATCGGGTTTGGAGCGCAAAAAAGTGGCCATTGTACACCCAGCAATCGACCCTTTGAGCGACAAAAACCGCCAGCTCAGTCAACGCGAAATAGATACCTACCTAGGCAAATATGAACTCGATATTACCAAGCCGTACTTATTGCAGGTTTCGCGCTTCGACAGGTTTAAAAATCCTATTGGTGCTATAGAGATTTTCGCTGAGACCCGCAAATTAATTCCTAGCCTGCAGTGTGTGTTAATGGGTGATTACGCCACCGACGACCCAGAGGGGAAGCCGTACTTCGAAGAGGTACGCCAAATTGCTCGCGAGGCTGATCACGGCAACATCCATATAATTACCCAAAAAGACGATCTGGCGGTCAATGCTCTGCAGCGCGGAGCAGCTGCGGTGTTGCAAAACTCTACCCAGGAGGGTTTTGGGCTAAGCGTAACCGAGGCTTTGTGGAAAGGCAAGTTTGTGTTTGCCAGACCAGTGGGGGGCATAGCCTTGCAAGTTATAAACGGCAAAACCGGCTTTTACCTAGCCGACAATAACCATGATTCGGCCGAGAGTATCGCCAAGGTACTCAAAAACTCGCGCGACTACTTGCATGTCGAAGCCGATGCCAAAGAACAAGTTCGCCGCAAATTCTTGCTGCCCAAAATGGCCAATGACTATCTGCATGTCTATGCCGAAGCGCTCAAGCAGACTTAA
- a CDS encoding ABC transporter ATP-binding protein, which translates to MGVKMMLQMYRLLLAKPEVRAKYRAMRQSIVKALALVFVVEALSVAEVYPLRGIFDGMSVKAPASTLVIWVIAMFGIRQVHTVLDQHKEYHQMTTDWQNLGNILGHGHEHQLSQDQKYQIDHSTGEKESTLSKNIWKMENLIDVVIYQVTPMIIMIGFILAALSIFDWRYSAITVVTIAIYCLVTRHFEKVFAPKRIEEHEEWKAIERMASEQVKGWRTIKSNGLELQKARELQCAIEKFMQANAKRRRIRIRHWVVQNSVLSVSILFIWGFSLWLYSIDAMSTGVLVIINGWIAKLYSHMFRYANFQREAYEGVASLNDMVELLSSSSAIDGMPNALQLPASGLGCEVVLDGVGFRYHDDGEYALRDITAKLPAGSTVAIMAPSGGGKSTLADLLIRAYDTCEGSIYLDGVDLRDIDRQHLMQVVAATVLQDANLFDGTIASNIGFGCLRELSQAEVEVAAKQAYAHQFIMEFPEGYDTMVGEDGVRLSGGERQRIAIARALAKQPQLLIMDEATSALDEPSQRMVNLSIQAKSAERSCTIVLIAHRFSTVEHADLVLVLDHGKLVDLGTIAELGERCELFRRLRSGEISME; encoded by the coding sequence ATGGGAGTCAAAATGATGCTGCAGATGTATCGTCTGCTGCTGGCTAAGCCAGAAGTACGAGCCAAATATCGTGCTATGCGCCAAAGCATTGTCAAGGCGCTAGCACTGGTGTTTGTGGTCGAGGCGCTGTCGGTGGCCGAGGTGTATCCGCTGCGGGGTATTTTTGACGGCATGTCTGTTAAGGCTCCTGCCAGCACCCTGGTGATCTGGGTGATTGCCATGTTTGGCATTCGCCAGGTTCACACCGTGCTCGACCAGCACAAGGAGTATCACCAGATGACAACCGACTGGCAAAACCTGGGCAACATTCTTGGTCATGGTCACGAGCACCAGCTCAGCCAGGATCAAAAGTACCAGATCGATCATTCCACCGGAGAGAAGGAGTCCACGCTTTCAAAGAACATTTGGAAGATGGAAAACCTCATCGACGTAGTGATCTACCAGGTTACGCCCATGATCATCATGATCGGGTTCATCCTGGCGGCGCTGTCGATATTCGACTGGCGCTACAGTGCTATCACCGTCGTGACCATCGCCATCTACTGCCTGGTTACCAGGCACTTCGAGAAGGTGTTTGCTCCCAAGCGCATAGAAGAGCATGAGGAATGGAAGGCAATTGAACGGATGGCCAGCGAGCAGGTTAAGGGCTGGCGGACAATCAAGTCCAATGGCCTGGAGCTACAAAAGGCTCGCGAGCTCCAGTGTGCAATCGAGAAGTTCATGCAGGCCAACGCCAAACGCCGACGGATTCGCATTCGCCACTGGGTGGTACAGAACTCGGTGTTGAGCGTTTCGATCCTGTTTATCTGGGGGTTTTCCCTCTGGCTGTACAGCATCGACGCCATGAGTACCGGCGTGTTGGTGATCATCAATGGCTGGATAGCCAAGCTTTACAGCCACATGTTCCGCTATGCCAACTTTCAACGCGAGGCCTACGAAGGCGTGGCCAGTCTCAACGACATGGTTGAGTTGCTCTCTAGTAGCTCGGCTATCGACGGTATGCCGAATGCACTACAACTGCCCGCCTCTGGCCTTGGCTGCGAGGTTGTGCTCGACGGTGTGGGCTTTCGCTACCACGACGACGGTGAGTACGCGCTACGCGACATAACCGCCAAGCTGCCAGCAGGCAGCACGGTGGCGATTATGGCGCCATCGGGTGGAGGCAAATCAACTCTGGCCGATCTGTTGATAAGGGCATACGACACCTGCGAGGGATCCATTTACCTCGACGGTGTTGACCTGCGCGACATAGACCGCCAACACCTCATGCAGGTGGTTGCGGCCACAGTGCTGCAAGATGCCAATCTCTTCGACGGCACCATTGCCAGCAACATCGGCTTTGGCTGCTTGCGCGAACTGAGCCAAGCAGAGGTAGAGGTAGCCGCAAAGCAGGCCTACGCCCACCAGTTCATCATGGAGTTTCCTGAGGGATACGACACGATGGTGGGTGAGGACGGCGTGCGGCTCAGCGGCGGGGAAAGGCAAAGGATCGCCATTGCGCGAGCCCTTGCCAAGCAACCGCAGCTGCTGATCATGGACGAGGCCACTAGTGCTCTCGATGAACCGAGCCAACGCATGGTGAACCTCTCTATCCAGGCTAAGTCAGCTGAGCGGAGCTGCACCATTGTGCTGATAGCCCATCGGTTTAGTACGGTCGAACACGCCGACTTAGTGTTGGTGCTCGACCATGGCAAGCTGGTGGACTTGGGTACCATTGCTGAGCTTGGTGAGCGCTGCGAGCTGTTTCGACGGCTCAGGAGCGGCGAGATCAGCATGGAGTAG
- a CDS encoding copper-translocating P-type ATPase, with translation MESKMSKHQINSNNEAMQGMTESEHHMHHMSEGNMTRWQKFKMSMTMTMGMDHSGLAGREMAKMMEIDIRNKFFFALILSVPIIAYSPLGTSILKLSLPQPIPAAWILLILTTPVFFYAGWIFLYSSYHALKARTLNMAVLIAVGISAAYFASILLTLVGSSESYYEAAALLITFVLFGHWMEMKSRRGTTDALQALFDLVPPQARLIRGNKEVMVSTSEVRVGDILVLKPGDKVPVDGEVISGQTSIDEALVTGESLPVSKQKGDPVTGGSINQSGTVRIKATKVGSDTVLAQIVKMVENAQNSKAPGQRLADKFAGYLVILAISAGLLTFAAWAVFSNQGWLFALTLAISAVVIACPDALGLATPTAVAVGTGLGAKHNILIKDAATLEQTAKIQAVVLDKTGTLTEGNPQVTDVVSVAGFKKDHLIELVAAAEAGSSHPLAQTIINEAHKRRLKLVAVKRFNNIAGLGVEAVVEGKRVLVGTERLMKNRKLSTKAIQADIDRLLAEGKTLMIIAINDKVSGVIAASDKIKPTAQNAITAMQQLGLEIVMITGDNQKTADIVAKQLGIKRYFAEVLPAQKESYVKKLQSEGRFTAMVGDGVNDAPALAQADIGIAIGAGTDVAIATAKIVLMKSDPTDIIRAIRLSKATIRKMKQNLGWASVYNIAAIPIAAGVLYPAYGVYLRPEFAALLMSVSSIFVAVNAVMLKRAEKQLLTV, from the coding sequence ATGGAGTCAAAAATGTCTAAACATCAAATCAATTCTAATAACGAAGCCATGCAAGGCATGACAGAATCAGAACATCATATGCATCACATGTCTGAGGGAAACATGACACGGTGGCAGAAATTTAAAATGAGTATGACTATGACCATGGGTATGGATCATAGCGGACTGGCCGGCCGCGAAATGGCCAAAATGATGGAAATAGACATTCGCAATAAATTCTTTTTTGCTCTAATACTATCTGTGCCGATCATTGCTTATTCGCCACTCGGAACTAGCATTCTAAAGTTGAGCTTGCCCCAGCCGATCCCGGCAGCTTGGATACTGTTGATTCTTACGACACCGGTATTCTTCTATGCCGGCTGGATATTTTTGTACTCTAGCTATCATGCGCTAAAAGCCAGGACACTCAATATGGCTGTTTTGATTGCGGTTGGTATATCGGCGGCGTATTTTGCAAGTATTTTGCTGACCTTGGTAGGCAGTTCGGAATCGTATTATGAGGCTGCTGCTCTGTTGATTACTTTCGTGTTGTTTGGTCACTGGATGGAAATGAAGTCTCGGCGCGGAACAACCGATGCCTTACAGGCTCTGTTTGATCTGGTGCCACCTCAGGCCCGGCTAATACGGGGCAATAAAGAGGTTATGGTATCGACCAGCGAGGTGCGAGTTGGCGACATCTTGGTATTAAAACCGGGCGACAAAGTTCCGGTTGACGGCGAAGTGATAAGTGGTCAAACGTCTATCGATGAAGCCCTTGTAACGGGCGAGTCGCTACCTGTTAGTAAACAAAAGGGTGACCCCGTAACCGGCGGATCTATCAATCAATCTGGAACCGTCCGAATCAAGGCTACCAAGGTAGGATCAGATACGGTTTTGGCTCAAATTGTTAAAATGGTTGAAAACGCCCAAAACTCCAAGGCGCCTGGCCAGCGCCTGGCCGATAAATTTGCCGGCTATTTAGTAATCTTGGCCATATCGGCTGGGTTGCTAACCTTTGCGGCTTGGGCTGTGTTTTCTAATCAGGGTTGGCTATTTGCACTAACCCTAGCAATATCGGCTGTGGTAATAGCCTGCCCCGATGCACTTGGCCTAGCCACGCCCACCGCCGTAGCCGTGGGCACTGGTTTGGGTGCCAAACATAACATTCTTATAAAAGATGCTGCTACGCTTGAGCAAACTGCCAAGATCCAAGCCGTTGTACTCGACAAAACTGGCACTCTCACCGAAGGCAATCCCCAGGTTACCGATGTAGTAAGCGTGGCTGGTTTCAAAAAAGACCATCTTATAGAATTGGTTGCCGCCGCCGAGGCTGGCTCTAGCCACCCCTTGGCGCAAACCATCATCAACGAAGCTCATAAGCGCCGCCTTAAGTTGGTGGCCGTCAAGCGGTTTAATAATATTGCTGGGCTTGGTGTGGAAGCGGTGGTAGAAGGTAAGCGAGTACTGGTAGGAACCGAGCGGCTTATGAAAAATCGCAAGCTCTCAACTAAAGCCATTCAGGCCGACATCGACAGGTTGCTAGCAGAGGGCAAGACCCTCATGATTATTGCCATTAACGACAAGGTATCTGGTGTTATAGCGGCCTCGGACAAGATTAAGCCGACCGCCCAAAATGCCATTACCGCTATGCAGCAACTTGGTTTAGAGATTGTTATGATTACTGGTGATAATCAGAAGACCGCAGACATCGTTGCTAAGCAACTAGGTATTAAGCGTTATTTTGCCGAGGTCTTGCCTGCCCAAAAAGAAAGTTATGTAAAAAAACTTCAAAGCGAAGGCCGGTTTACGGCTATGGTTGGAGATGGGGTTAACGATGCGCCGGCGTTAGCCCAAGCCGATATTGGTATTGCTATCGGGGCGGGTACAGATGTGGCTATAGCAACAGCAAAAATTGTTTTAATGAAGTCTGATCCGACCGATATCATAAGGGCTATTCGTTTGAGCAAAGCCACTATTCGTAAAATGAAGCAAAATTTAGGCTGGGCGAGTGTCTATAACATTGCTGCCATTCCTATTGCTGCCGGAGTATTATATCCAGCTTATGGCGTTTATCTTAGACCAGAGTTCGCGGCGCTTCTAATGTCGGTTTCGTCAATTTTTGTGGCCGTGAATGCGGTTATGCTAAAACGGGCCGAAAAGCAGCTGTTAACGGTGTAG
- a CDS encoding cation transporter: MHSHDRQASRSFKFVIGFILNTGFTVLEFVVGIMAGSLALVSDASHNLTDSLSIAIAFGGERVSSRQANDSKSYGFGRVSIVTALINGVLLFAVAAYIFYEAYLRILNPEPVKGGLVAIVALAGILINGVVALLFYKDKDDLNVKSTFLNMAFDTLSSVGAMIAGLIILVTGNTLVDPIIGILIGCMLVFSAYGVVRDALHILLEGTPKDIDSSEIANFILSFPHVKGVDDLHIWSISSHYLAMSCHIVIEEENLQSSVDQVKAIKKQLLGKYQIQHATIETELKHCEPKH; encoded by the coding sequence ATGCATAGCCACGACCGCCAGGCCTCAAGGTCTTTTAAGTTTGTAATTGGATTTATATTAAACACTGGCTTTACGGTGTTGGAGTTTGTTGTCGGCATAATGGCTGGCAGTTTGGCTCTTGTTTCAGATGCCTCGCACAATTTAACCGACTCGCTGAGTATAGCCATTGCCTTTGGTGGCGAGCGAGTGTCTAGTCGTCAGGCCAATGATAGCAAGAGTTATGGCTTTGGCCGGGTTTCGATTGTCACAGCTCTTATAAATGGCGTATTGCTATTCGCGGTGGCTGCCTATATTTTTTACGAAGCTTATTTACGAATCTTGAACCCCGAACCGGTCAAAGGGGGTTTAGTTGCAATTGTGGCCTTGGCTGGCATTCTTATAAATGGTGTAGTGGCTTTGCTGTTTTACAAAGACAAAGACGACCTCAATGTTAAAAGTACCTTCTTAAATATGGCCTTTGATACGCTTAGCTCGGTCGGCGCAATGATTGCTGGTCTTATTATACTCGTAACCGGCAATACGCTGGTCGATCCAATAATTGGCATCCTAATTGGCTGTATGCTTGTTTTTAGTGCCTATGGCGTGGTTCGGGATGCTTTACACATATTGTTAGAGGGTACCCCCAAAGATATCGATAGTTCTGAAATTGCTAATTTTATCTTGTCGTTCCCGCATGTCAAAGGAGTAGACGATCTACATATATGGTCGATCTCGTCGCATTATCTAGCTATGAGTTGCCATATTGTTATTGAAGAGGAAAATTTGCAGAGTAGCGTTGACCAAGTTAAGGCTATTAAAAAACAACTGCTAGGCAAATATCAAATCCAGCACGCCACGATTGAGACCGAG
- a CDS encoding metal-sensitive transcriptional regulator yields MNADIKKRYVHRTRIIEGQIQGLQKMIDSEAYCMDVLTQSLAIQRSLASLNKLVLENHLRTHITDMFGAGDSKAQKKAVAELLSLYELNNIRGK; encoded by the coding sequence ATGAATGCTGATATAAAAAAGCGCTATGTCCATCGCACGAGGATTATCGAGGGTCAAATCCAAGGCCTACAAAAAATGATAGACAGTGAAGCCTATTGTATGGATGTATTGACGCAGAGCTTGGCTATTCAACGGTCGCTCGCATCATTAAACAAGCTAGTGCTCGAGAACCATTTACGCACTCACATTACAGATATGTTTGGGGCCGGCGATAGCAAAGCCCAAAAAAAAGCGGTTGCTGAGCTGCTAAGCCTATACGAACTTAACAACATTCGGGGTAAGTAA